A stretch of the Mesorhizobium sp. Pch-S genome encodes the following:
- a CDS encoding low specificity L-threonine aldolase: MFFASDNWAGAHPKVAAALNAHNTGFAAAYGDSDLDKAVAQRFSEIFEREVAIFFVATGTAANSLSLTAYNKPGGITFCHRESHIVEDECGAPEYFTGGSRLRPVDGALGRIDPAALEQAIQRFAGENVHAGRPMAISITQSTETGTVYGLDDIGAISRIASRYGLPLHMDGARFANALASLEASPAEMTWKHGIDILSFGGTKNGCWCAEAIVLFDLDRAKELAFLRKRAAQLFSKSRFIAAQFDAYFRDGLWMETAHHANAMAGRLAAAIEDDENSKLAWLPQANEVFAILDRKKAERLLASGAAFYDWHKPHGFDGHIAENEGLYRFVTSFATTEKDVDRFAEQLRT, encoded by the coding sequence ATGTTTTTTGCCTCCGACAACTGGGCCGGTGCCCATCCCAAGGTTGCCGCCGCACTCAATGCGCACAATACCGGCTTTGCTGCGGCCTATGGCGACAGCGATCTCGACAAAGCAGTCGCGCAGCGCTTCAGCGAGATTTTCGAACGCGAGGTCGCGATTTTCTTCGTAGCCACCGGTACCGCCGCAAACTCGCTTTCGCTTACCGCCTACAACAAGCCCGGCGGCATCACCTTCTGCCATCGCGAATCGCACATCGTCGAGGACGAGTGCGGCGCACCGGAATATTTCACCGGCGGCTCGCGGCTGCGGCCTGTCGACGGCGCGCTGGGCCGCATCGACCCGGCGGCCCTGGAGCAGGCGATCCAGCGCTTTGCCGGAGAAAACGTTCATGCCGGCAGGCCGATGGCGATCTCCATCACGCAGTCTACCGAAACAGGCACGGTCTACGGACTGGATGACATCGGGGCCATTTCGAGGATCGCCAGCCGCTACGGCCTGCCGCTGCATATGGACGGCGCCCGTTTTGCCAACGCTCTCGCTTCGCTGGAGGCAAGCCCAGCCGAAATGACCTGGAAGCACGGTATCGACATCCTCTCCTTCGGCGGAACCAAGAATGGCTGCTGGTGTGCGGAAGCGATCGTGCTGTTCGATCTCGACCGCGCCAAGGAGCTCGCCTTCCTGCGCAAGCGTGCCGCGCAGCTCTTCTCGAAGTCGCGCTTCATCGCCGCCCAGTTCGACGCCTATTTCAGGGACGGGTTGTGGATGGAAACCGCGCACCACGCCAATGCCATGGCCGGGCGGCTGGCAGCCGCGATCGAGGATGACGAAAACTCCAAGCTCGCCTGGCTGCCGCAGGCCAATGAGGTATTCGCTATCCTCGACAGGAAGAAGGCCGAGCGGCTTCTTGCTTCGGGAGCTGCCTTCTACGACTGGCACAAACCGCACGGGTTCGACGGCCATATCGCCGAAAACGAAGGGCTCTACCGTTTCGTGACCAGCTTCGCCACCACCGAAAAGGACGTCGATCGTTTCGCCGAACAACTCAGGACCTGA
- the gltB gene encoding glutamate synthase large subunit, whose product MTEVTPSVTTVFAPVAQTKAATVKTALRTTTNPTTGLFDRSPSAQGMYDPRNEHDACGVGFIAQMKGVKSHQIVKDGLFMLENLTHRGAVGADPLMGDGAGVLVQIPDRFFREEMAKQDIELPPAGQYGVGHWFMPRDPELRAHVDAIITESAQSEGLPLIGFRDVPVDNSSLSKAPDIAAAEPFHRQVFIGRTPDIDNDEEYEARLYLLRKVISGRIYAEHNNKDIGSYCVSLSARTIVYKGMFLAYQVGAYYKDLSDPRFETALILVHQRFSTNTFPSWKLAHPYRMVAHNGEINTVRGNNNWMAARQASVDSELFGNNISKLWPISYEGQSDTACFDNALEFLFQGGYTLAHSMMMLIPEAWAGNKSMDADRKAFYEYHAALMEPWDGPAAVCFTDGRQIGATLDRNGLRPARYIVTDDDRVILASEAGVLPVEEKHIVRKWRLQPGKMLLIDLVEGRIISDEEIKKEIAAQHPYKDWLKRTQLVLEDLNPVEPRALRKDVTLLDRQQSFGYSQEDLKLLMAPMAVTGQEAVGSMGTDTPISAMSDKSKLLYTYFKQNFAQVTNPPIDPIREELVMSLVSFIGPRPNIFDLVGSSRKKRLEVRQPILTNGDLEKIRSIGHTEDRFDTKTIDVTYSITEGAAGMAGAVERLCDRAEAAVAGGYNIIILSDRQVGPDRIAIPALLATAAVHHHLIRKGLRTSVGLVVESGEPREVHHFCCLAGYGAEAINPYLAFDTLLDMHKKGEMPEEVDASEVVSRYIKSIGKGILKVMSKMGISTYQSYCGAQIFDAVGLKGDFIEKYFTGTATLIEGVGLDEVSEETVARHGDAFGDDPVLRTGLQVGGEYMYRMRGEAHMWTPDAVATLQHAVRKGSWSTFKEFSQQIDSETARAQQIRGLFRVKLAEETGRKKVALEEVMPAAEIVKRFSTGAMSFGSISREAHTTLAIAMNTIGGKSNTGEGGEEPDRYLPLPGGGRNLERSAIKQVASGRFGVSAEYLVNSDMMQIKVAQGAKPGEGGQLPGHKVDATIAKVRHSTPGVGLISPPPHHDIYSIEDLAQLIYDLKNVNPAADVSVKLVSEVGVGTVAAGVAKARADHITISGYDGGTGASPLTSLKHAGSPWEMGLAETHQTLVLNGLRSRVALQVDGGLRTGRDVIVGALLGADEFGFSTAPLIAAGCIMMRKCHLNTCPVGVATQDPVLRKRFKGTPEHVINYFFYVAEEVRELLAEMGYTHLDQIIGDTDLLEKREVINHWKARGLDFSKMFYKPEAPREAVHWTERQKHPIDDVLDRQMIEQAKPALETRQPVEIALPIRNVDRSAGAMLSGEVAKRFRHKGLREDTIKVTLTGTAGQSFGAFLARGVSFELIGAGNDYVAKGLSGGRIVIRPPEDAKIVAEDSIIVGNTVLYGAIEGECYFRGVAGERFAVRNSGAAAVVEGVGDHGCEYMTGGVVVVIGKTGRNFAAGMSGGVAYVLDEEGDFALRCNMAMVELEPVPEEDDLMEKLLHHGGDIDHKGRVDVSGDMTSHDEERLYQLISNHVHFTGSTRGKEILDNWASFRPKFRKVMPVEYRRALQEMERARMSVAAE is encoded by the coding sequence ATGACGGAAGTGACGCCATCTGTGACGACGGTTTTTGCCCCGGTTGCACAGACGAAAGCGGCCACCGTCAAAACCGCTCTGCGAACCACCACCAATCCGACTACCGGGCTGTTCGACCGATCGCCCTCGGCCCAGGGCATGTATGATCCGCGCAACGAGCATGATGCCTGCGGCGTCGGCTTCATCGCCCAGATGAAGGGCGTGAAGTCGCACCAGATCGTCAAGGACGGCCTGTTCATGCTGGAGAACCTCACCCATCGCGGCGCCGTGGGTGCGGATCCGTTGATGGGCGATGGTGCCGGCGTTCTCGTGCAGATCCCGGATCGTTTCTTCCGGGAGGAGATGGCCAAGCAGGACATCGAGCTGCCGCCGGCCGGCCAGTATGGCGTTGGCCACTGGTTCATGCCACGAGATCCGGAACTGCGCGCCCATGTCGACGCCATCATCACCGAGTCGGCGCAGTCGGAAGGCCTGCCGCTCATCGGTTTCCGCGACGTTCCGGTCGACAATTCCTCCTTGTCCAAGGCGCCCGATATTGCAGCCGCCGAGCCATTCCATCGCCAGGTGTTCATCGGCCGTACGCCCGACATCGACAATGACGAGGAATACGAAGCGCGCCTCTATCTCCTGCGCAAGGTGATTTCGGGCCGCATCTATGCCGAGCACAACAACAAGGACATCGGCTCCTACTGCGTGTCGCTGTCGGCGCGCACCATCGTCTACAAGGGCATGTTCCTGGCCTACCAGGTCGGCGCCTACTACAAGGACCTGTCCGATCCGCGCTTCGAGACGGCGCTGATCCTGGTACACCAGCGCTTTTCGACCAACACCTTCCCATCGTGGAAGCTGGCGCATCCCTACCGCATGGTCGCCCACAACGGTGAGATCAACACCGTGCGCGGCAACAACAACTGGATGGCGGCACGCCAGGCCTCGGTCGATTCCGAACTGTTCGGCAACAACATCTCCAAGCTGTGGCCGATCTCCTATGAAGGACAGTCGGACACGGCGTGTTTCGACAATGCGCTCGAGTTCCTGTTCCAGGGTGGCTACACGCTGGCGCATTCGATGATGATGCTGATCCCGGAAGCCTGGGCCGGCAACAAGTCCATGGATGCCGACCGCAAGGCGTTCTACGAATACCATGCGGCGCTGATGGAGCCGTGGGATGGCCCCGCCGCCGTCTGCTTCACCGACGGGCGCCAGATCGGCGCAACGCTGGACCGCAACGGCCTGAGGCCGGCGCGCTACATCGTCACCGACGACGATCGCGTCATCCTGGCCTCCGAGGCCGGCGTGCTGCCCGTCGAGGAAAAGCACATCGTGCGCAAATGGCGCCTGCAGCCCGGCAAGATGCTGCTCATCGACCTGGTCGAGGGCCGCATCATCTCGGATGAGGAGATCAAGAAGGAGATCGCGGCGCAGCATCCCTACAAGGATTGGCTGAAGCGCACCCAGCTGGTGCTCGAGGACCTGAACCCGGTGGAGCCGCGTGCGCTGCGCAAGGATGTCACCCTGCTCGATCGCCAGCAGTCCTTCGGCTACAGCCAGGAAGACCTGAAGCTGCTGATGGCGCCGATGGCCGTGACCGGCCAGGAAGCCGTCGGTTCGATGGGTACCGACACGCCGATTTCGGCGATGTCGGACAAGTCGAAGCTGCTCTACACCTATTTCAAACAGAATTTCGCCCAGGTCACCAATCCGCCGATCGACCCGATCCGCGAGGAACTGGTGATGAGCCTGGTGTCCTTCATCGGACCGAGGCCGAACATCTTCGATCTGGTCGGCTCCTCCCGCAAGAAGCGGCTGGAAGTGCGCCAGCCGATCCTGACCAACGGCGACCTGGAGAAGATCCGCTCCATCGGCCACACCGAGGACCGTTTCGACACCAAGACCATCGACGTTACCTATTCGATCACCGAAGGGGCAGCGGGAATGGCAGGTGCGGTCGAGCGCCTGTGTGATCGTGCCGAAGCGGCGGTTGCCGGCGGCTACAACATCATCATCCTGTCCGACCGCCAGGTCGGCCCGGATCGCATCGCTATTCCGGCGCTGCTGGCGACGGCGGCCGTGCACCACCACCTGATCCGCAAGGGGCTGCGTACCTCGGTCGGTCTGGTCGTGGAGTCGGGCGAGCCGCGTGAAGTGCACCACTTCTGCTGCCTTGCCGGCTATGGTGCAGAAGCGATCAACCCGTACCTCGCCTTCGATACGCTGCTCGACATGCACAAGAAGGGCGAAATGCCGGAAGAGGTAGACGCTTCGGAAGTCGTGTCGCGCTACATCAAGTCGATCGGCAAGGGCATCCTCAAGGTGATGTCCAAGATGGGCATCTCGACCTACCAGTCCTATTGCGGCGCGCAGATCTTCGACGCCGTCGGCCTGAAGGGCGACTTCATCGAGAAGTACTTCACCGGCACCGCGACCCTTATCGAAGGCGTCGGCCTCGACGAGGTTTCGGAAGAGACGGTGGCACGCCATGGCGATGCCTTTGGTGATGATCCCGTGCTGCGCACCGGCCTGCAGGTAGGCGGCGAGTACATGTATCGCATGCGCGGCGAGGCCCACATGTGGACGCCTGATGCCGTGGCCACGCTGCAGCATGCCGTACGCAAGGGCTCGTGGTCGACCTTCAAGGAATTCTCGCAGCAGATCGACAGCGAGACGGCGCGCGCCCAGCAGATCCGTGGTCTGTTCCGCGTCAAGCTGGCTGAAGAGACCGGCCGAAAGAAGGTTGCCCTGGAAGAGGTGATGCCGGCGGCCGAGATCGTGAAGCGTTTCTCGACGGGCGCGATGTCTTTCGGTTCGATCTCGCGGGAAGCCCACACCACGCTGGCAATCGCCATGAACACGATCGGCGGCAAGTCGAATACGGGGGAAGGCGGCGAGGAGCCGGATCGCTATTTGCCTTTGCCTGGTGGCGGTCGCAATCTCGAACGTTCGGCGATCAAGCAGGTGGCGTCGGGCCGTTTCGGCGTGAGCGCCGAATACCTCGTCAACTCCGATATGATGCAGATCAAGGTGGCGCAGGGAGCCAAGCCCGGCGAAGGCGGCCAGTTGCCTGGCCACAAGGTTGACGCCACCATCGCCAAGGTTCGCCACTCGACGCCGGGCGTCGGCCTGATCTCGCCGCCGCCGCACCACGACATCTATTCGATCGAAGATCTGGCGCAGCTGATCTACGACCTGAAGAACGTCAACCCGGCCGCCGACGTTTCGGTGAAGCTGGTATCGGAAGTGGGTGTCGGCACGGTTGCCGCGGGCGTCGCCAAGGCCCGCGCCGACCACATCACCATCTCCGGCTATGACGGTGGTACCGGTGCTTCGCCGCTGACCTCGCTCAAGCATGCAGGTTCGCCCTGGGAAATGGGGCTGGCCGAGACGCATCAGACCCTGGTGCTCAACGGCCTGCGCTCCAGGGTGGCGCTGCAGGTCGACGGTGGCCTGCGCACCGGTCGCGACGTCATCGTCGGTGCGCTGCTGGGCGCCGACGAGTTCGGCTTCTCGACCGCACCGCTGATCGCGGCAGGCTGCATCATGATGCGCAAGTGCCACCTGAACACCTGCCCGGTTGGCGTCGCCACCCAGGATCCTGTGCTGCGCAAGCGTTTCAAGGGCACGCCGGAGCACGTCATCAATTACTTCTTCTATGTGGCGGAAGAGGTGCGCGAGCTGCTGGCCGAAATGGGTTACACCCATCTCGACCAGATCATCGGCGATACCGACCTTCTCGAAAAGCGTGAGGTCATCAACCACTGGAAGGCACGCGGGCTGGACTTCTCGAAGATGTTCTACAAGCCCGAGGCGCCGCGCGAGGCCGTGCACTGGACCGAGCGCCAGAAACATCCGATCGATGACGTGCTCGACCGCCAGATGATCGAACAGGCCAAGCCTGCGCTCGAGACGCGGCAACCTGTCGAGATCGCACTGCCGATCCGCAACGTCGACCGCTCCGCCGGCGCCATGCTGTCGGGCGAGGTCGCCAAGCGTTTCAGGCACAAGGGCCTGCGCGAGGACACCATCAAGGTGACGCTGACCGGCACCGCCGGCCAGTCCTTCGGCGCCTTCCTGGCACGGGGCGTGTCGTTCGAGCTGATCGGCGCCGGCAACGACTATGTCGCCAAGGGCCTGTCGGGTGGCCGCATCGTCATTCGGCCTCCGGAGGATGCCAAGATCGTCGCTGAGGACTCGATCATCGTGGGCAATACCGTGCTCTACGGCGCGATCGAAGGGGAATGCTACTTCCGCGGCGTTGCCGGCGAGCGTTTCGCCGTGCGCAACTCGGGTGCAGCGGCCGTCGTCGAAGGCGTCGGCGACCATGGCTGCGAATACATGACCGGCGGTGTGGTCGTGGTCATCGGCAAGACCGGCCGCAACTTCGCCGCCGGCATGTCGGGTGGCGTCGCCTATGTGCTGGACGAAGAGGGCGATTTCGCGCTCCGCTGCAACATGGCCATGGTCGAGCTCGAGCCGGTCCCGGAAGAGGACGACCTGATGGAGAAACTGCTCCATCACGGCGGCGACATCGACCACAAGGGCCGCGTCGACGTGTCAGGCGACATGACCAGCCATGACGAGGAGCGCCTCTACCAGCTGATCTCGAACCACGTGCACTTCACCGGTTCGACGCGCGGCAAGGAGATTCTCGACAATTGGGCGAGCTTCCGGCCGAAATTCCGGAAAGTCATGCCGGTCGAGTATCGCCGCGCGCTGCAGGAGATGGAGCGCGCCCGCATGAGCGTGGCGGCCGAATAG
- a CDS encoding DUF459 domain-containing protein, producing MARLRRLPFLLVAAAVLLVGTAATVHAPAFAQEEEARPWSLRDLFFPRRSERVAPLPEDRFPARPKKKKPVVRKPAEPQVPVVEKTTDARTILVIGDFIASGLAEGLNEVFANNPAIRVVDKARGSSGFVRDDVYNWPQEIAGVLATEKPAAVIIMMGSNDRQQMKVGEEREQPRTEVWTKAYELRTEALAKALAASKIPYLWVGMPAFKTQKMTADMLAFNGIYRAAAETYNGEFVDIWDGFVDENGAFVSTGPDVNGQPVRLRADDGINLTRGGKRKLAFYAEKPLMKILGLSTPTAPASLPAGPLPSGLPPTPAAPMPVDRTDPIALGDPALDGGTELLGATQPTKPALILPGEKLAVQGIAPAASPGRADDFGGSARPAPAASGTPAAPDKTGALQP from the coding sequence ATGGCAAGACTACGCCGGCTGCCGTTCCTCCTCGTTGCGGCGGCCGTACTGCTGGTCGGCACCGCTGCCACGGTCCATGCCCCGGCCTTTGCCCAGGAAGAAGAAGCGCGGCCATGGTCGTTGCGCGACCTCTTCTTCCCGCGCCGCAGCGAGCGTGTAGCGCCGCTGCCGGAAGACCGCTTCCCGGCACGTCCGAAAAAGAAGAAGCCTGTCGTGCGCAAGCCGGCCGAGCCACAGGTGCCGGTGGTCGAGAAGACAACCGATGCCCGGACCATCCTCGTCATCGGTGATTTCATCGCGAGCGGTCTCGCCGAAGGGCTGAATGAGGTCTTTGCCAACAATCCCGCCATCCGCGTCGTCGACAAGGCCAGGGGCTCCTCCGGCTTCGTGCGCGACGACGTCTATAACTGGCCACAGGAGATCGCGGGTGTACTGGCGACCGAGAAACCGGCAGCCGTCATCATCATGATGGGATCGAACGACCGCCAGCAGATGAAGGTGGGGGAAGAACGCGAGCAGCCGCGCACGGAAGTCTGGACCAAGGCCTATGAGCTGCGCACCGAGGCGCTTGCAAAGGCTCTGGCAGCTTCCAAGATTCCCTATCTCTGGGTCGGCATGCCGGCCTTCAAGACACAGAAAATGACCGCAGACATGCTGGCCTTCAACGGCATCTATCGCGCGGCGGCCGAGACCTACAATGGCGAATTCGTCGACATCTGGGATGGCTTCGTCGACGAGAACGGCGCTTTTGTCTCCACCGGCCCTGACGTCAATGGCCAGCCGGTGCGCCTGCGCGCCGACGACGGCATCAACCTGACCCGCGGCGGCAAGCGCAAGCTGGCCTTCTATGCCGAAAAACCGTTGATGAAGATCCTCGGCCTGTCGACGCCGACGGCCCCGGCATCTTTGCCGGCCGGCCCTCTGCCCTCGGGTCTGCCACCGACCCCGGCGGCGCCTATGCCGGTCGATCGCACCGACCCGATCGCGCTTGGCGATCCGGCGCTCGATGGGGGGACGGAGTTGCTTGGGGCAACGCAGCCGACAAAGCCTGCCCTCATCCTTCCTGGCGAGAAACTGGCCGTCCAGGGTATTGCCCCAGCCGCATCGCCAGGCCGTGCAGATGACTTTGGCGGGTCTGCAAGACCGGCACCGGCTGCCTCAGGAACGCCGGCTGCTCCAGACAAGACCGGCGCCTTGCAGCCATAA
- a CDS encoding lytic murein transglycosylase has protein sequence MSIALLIPTGPAQADAGFRNWVASFRATAVQSGVSGAIYDEAFRNIRDPDLEVLEKARFQPEFTAPAWDYFDNRVHEQSIANGQAMARKWKPWLDKIEARFGVDRYILLAIWSMESNYGEMLKRTDVMRNVIRSLATLGYGDKKRSKFARTQLIAALKILQTGDIDESHLQGSWAGAMGHTQFIPTSYQSYAVDFDGNGRRDIWNSVPDALATAANLLKKNGWQSGKTWGYEVALPDGKMPGGSMSLAKWQSLGIARASGKPFRNGADKAELKLPGGREGPAFLVTRNFQVIKRYNNADKYAFAVGLLADQIAGYGTLVNDWSRPFTKLSFAEKQELQQRLADHGYYSGNFDGKIGQASKDAIMAYQSKLGLTPDGNPSMEVLKTLRRR, from the coding sequence CTGTCGATTGCCCTGCTGATCCCGACCGGGCCAGCGCAAGCCGATGCCGGCTTCCGCAACTGGGTCGCTTCCTTCCGCGCCACCGCCGTTCAATCGGGCGTGTCGGGTGCGATCTATGACGAAGCATTCCGCAACATCAGGGATCCTGATCTGGAAGTGCTTGAAAAGGCGCGTTTCCAGCCCGAATTCACCGCTCCCGCCTGGGATTATTTCGACAACCGGGTGCATGAACAGTCGATCGCCAACGGCCAGGCGATGGCTCGCAAGTGGAAACCGTGGCTTGACAAGATCGAAGCCCGTTTCGGCGTCGACCGCTACATCCTGCTTGCCATCTGGTCGATGGAATCCAACTACGGCGAGATGCTCAAGCGCACCGATGTCATGCGCAACGTCATCCGTTCGCTGGCGACCCTGGGCTATGGCGACAAGAAACGCTCCAAATTCGCCCGTACCCAGTTGATCGCGGCACTCAAGATCCTGCAGACCGGCGACATCGACGAAAGCCATCTGCAAGGTTCGTGGGCCGGCGCGATGGGTCATACCCAGTTCATCCCGACCAGCTACCAGAGCTATGCCGTCGATTTCGATGGCAACGGCCGCCGCGACATCTGGAATTCGGTGCCCGATGCGCTGGCGACCGCAGCCAATCTTTTGAAGAAGAATGGCTGGCAATCCGGCAAGACCTGGGGTTACGAAGTGGCCCTGCCTGACGGCAAGATGCCGGGTGGCTCCATGTCGCTCGCCAAATGGCAGTCGCTTGGCATTGCCCGCGCCAGCGGGAAGCCGTTCAGGAATGGCGCGGACAAGGCTGAATTGAAGCTGCCAGGCGGTCGCGAAGGCCCTGCTTTCCTGGTTACCCGCAACTTCCAGGTGATCAAGCGCTACAACAACGCCGACAAGTATGCTTTCGCGGTTGGCCTGCTGGCCGACCAGATTGCCGGCTACGGCACGCTTGTGAATGACTGGAGCAGGCCGTTCACCAAGCTGAGTTTTGCCGAAAAGCAGGAATTGCAGCAGCGTCTGGCCGATCACGGCTACTACAGCGGCAATTTTGACGGCAAGATCGGCCAGGCTTCCAAGGATGCCATCATGGCCTATCAGTCCAAGCTTGGCTTGACCCCGGATGGCAATCCCAGCATGGAAGTGCTGAAGACCCTGCGGCGGCGGTAA
- the galU gene encoding UTP--glucose-1-phosphate uridylyltransferase GalU, with protein MRKVRKAVFPVAGLGTRFLPATKAIPKEMLTVVDRPVIQYVVDEAREAGIEHFIFVTGRNKAVIEDHFDVQFELYDTLAQRGKDQVLERLQRLQPAPGQTSFTRQQVPLGLGHAVWCARELVGDEPFALLLPDMIMQSQKSCMKDMVELYEETGNNIIAVQECDPAEAHKYGIVGRGEDTHTGFRITEMVEKPKKGTAPSNFYINGRYILQPEIFQILENQERGAGNEIQLTDGMLKLMNRQSFYGYHYRGRTFDCGSPEGFVEANVAFALWREGTDSSMAGVIRGLLDEFESAGIKTSAV; from the coding sequence ATGAGAAAAGTCAGAAAGGCAGTTTTCCCGGTCGCAGGCCTCGGCACGCGCTTTCTCCCCGCCACCAAGGCCATTCCGAAGGAAATGCTGACCGTCGTCGACAGGCCCGTCATCCAGTATGTGGTCGATGAAGCACGGGAAGCCGGCATCGAACATTTCATTTTCGTCACCGGCCGCAACAAGGCGGTGATCGAGGACCACTTCGACGTACAGTTCGAGCTTTATGACACGCTCGCCCAGCGCGGCAAGGATCAGGTGCTGGAGCGTTTGCAGCGCCTGCAGCCGGCACCCGGGCAGACCTCGTTTACCCGCCAGCAGGTGCCGCTGGGCCTCGGCCACGCCGTCTGGTGCGCGCGTGAACTCGTCGGCGACGAACCATTCGCCCTGCTGCTGCCCGACATGATCATGCAGTCGCAGAAGAGCTGCATGAAAGACATGGTCGAACTCTACGAGGAAACAGGCAACAACATCATCGCCGTCCAGGAATGCGACCCGGCCGAAGCGCACAAATATGGCATCGTCGGTCGTGGCGAGGACACCCACACCGGCTTCCGCATCACCGAGATGGTCGAGAAGCCGAAGAAGGGTACTGCCCCGTCGAATTTCTACATCAACGGCCGTTATATCCTGCAGCCGGAAATCTTCCAGATCCTGGAAAACCAGGAGCGCGGTGCCGGCAACGAAATTCAGCTGACCGACGGCATGCTGAAGCTGATGAACAGGCAGTCGTTCTACGGCTACCACTATCGTGGTCGCACCTTTGATTGCGGCTCGCCGGAAGGTTTCGTCGAGGCCAATGTCGCTTTCGCGCTGTGGCGCGAAGGCACTGACAGCAGCATGGCCGGTGTCATCCGCGGGCTGCTGGACGAATTCGAGAGTGCCGGGATCAAGACGTCCGCCGTCTGA
- a CDS encoding outer membrane beta-barrel protein yields the protein MLLASSAFAQQLDLRGPLNEQVGTQNQPGGLPPAAQLGANGLPPLNRTPGALPPATGPSEGIPNRAYQPASPGALPDDPDALGGTPLAGPGQLNADNPVQPGAAGLNGPGTAQAADPFADQAATAPRRRAGATARQPADANLQGIAAGQRGRNGAATAQDGDQANRAATRRNAPRRPGTAAAAAEAEQEVDRVVRTGTIDSADRAPLDPRAARTEAIEGGAMRRDDTPYAPLGIKAGSFTLRPSLEQGVLATSNANNSASGRSATISQSTLRLNAVSDWATNSATIDGNFNYQKSISGQELKEWRGNLQGTLNVDLDHDWRAIGRLGFDTAPEGATSPEGVPGAITQPQRKTFEGSLALQKDVGKLRLGLTGAAERSIFGDATLGDGTIQSQETRNSTLYTTTLRGGYQISPALTPFAEVEIGRRTFDETVDLNGYERSSKRLGLRGGVELNLGEKLNGEMSVGWLRQTFDDSRLLPVSGATVAADLRWSPVRGTIVGFNGQTVLEDTTTPGQSGSVLYNSSVTLQREMRANLTGNAALGLSYRDYKGTGDHDLIYSAQVGATWWLNRYLGLTSYLRHERLTSSIDGRDSKTNSVYLGLTVQR from the coding sequence ATGCTGCTGGCATCATCTGCCTTTGCCCAACAACTTGATTTGCGCGGTCCGCTGAACGAGCAGGTCGGCACGCAGAATCAGCCTGGCGGACTGCCACCGGCAGCGCAGCTCGGCGCCAACGGTCTGCCGCCGCTCAATCGCACGCCGGGTGCTTTGCCACCAGCGACAGGGCCTTCGGAGGGAATCCCGAACCGGGCATATCAGCCTGCCAGTCCAGGCGCTTTGCCGGACGACCCCGACGCACTGGGTGGCACGCCTCTTGCCGGTCCCGGCCAGCTGAACGCCGACAATCCTGTTCAGCCTGGAGCAGCCGGCCTAAACGGGCCGGGGACTGCGCAAGCCGCCGACCCTTTCGCGGATCAGGCAGCCACAGCACCACGTCGCCGGGCCGGGGCTACGGCAAGACAGCCCGCCGATGCCAATCTTCAGGGCATCGCCGCCGGACAGCGCGGCCGCAACGGAGCGGCAACCGCGCAAGACGGGGACCAGGCCAATCGAGCAGCAACCCGGCGCAACGCGCCTCGTCGCCCTGGCACCGCGGCCGCAGCGGCAGAGGCGGAGCAGGAAGTCGATCGCGTCGTCCGCACCGGAACAATCGACTCGGCGGATCGCGCTCCTCTCGATCCGCGCGCTGCCCGCACCGAAGCAATCGAAGGCGGAGCCATGCGGCGGGACGACACGCCCTATGCGCCGCTCGGGATCAAAGCCGGCAGCTTTACGCTGAGGCCTTCGCTGGAACAGGGCGTGCTTGCTACTTCGAACGCCAACAACAGCGCTTCCGGTCGCTCTGCCACGATTTCGCAAAGCACCTTGCGCCTCAATGCGGTATCTGACTGGGCAACCAATTCGGCCACCATCGACGGCAATTTCAACTACCAGAAGAGCATTTCTGGTCAGGAACTCAAGGAATGGCGCGGTAACCTCCAGGGCACGCTCAATGTCGATCTCGATCACGACTGGCGTGCCATCGGCAGGCTTGGTTTTGATACGGCACCGGAAGGCGCGACTTCGCCCGAGGGCGTGCCAGGTGCGATCACGCAGCCCCAGCGCAAGACCTTCGAAGGTAGCCTCGCCCTGCAAAAGGATGTCGGCAAGCTCCGCCTTGGCCTGACCGGCGCGGCCGAGCGCAGCATCTTCGGTGATGCAACGCTTGGCGATGGCACCATTCAGTCCCAGGAAACCCGCAACTCGACGCTCTACACCACCACCTTGCGCGGCGGTTACCAGATCTCGCCGGCACTGACCCCGTTTGCAGAGGTCGAAATTGGCCGCCGTACCTTTGACGAAACAGTTGACCTCAACGGCTATGAACGCTCGTCCAAGCGTCTCGGCCTGCGCGGCGGCGTGGAGCTCAACCTGGGCGAGAAGCTGAACGGCGAGATGTCCGTCGGATGGCTGCGCCAGACTTTCGATGACAGTCGCCTGCTCCCGGTGTCGGGAGCGACAGTGGCCGCGGATCTGCGCTGGTCGCCGGTACGCGGCACCATCGTCGGGTTCAATGGCCAGACCGTTCTGGAAGACACCACCACGCCCGGCCAGAGCGGTTCGGTGCTCTACAATTCAAGTGTCACCCTGCAGCGCGAGATGCGTGCCAATCTCACCGGAAACGCCGCCTTGGGCTTGTCCTATCGTGACTACAAGGGCACCGGCGATCATGACCTGATCTACAGCGCGCAGGTCGGCGCGACATGGTGGCTGAACCGCTATCTCGGCCTGACCTCCTATCTGCGTCACGAGCGACTGACCAGCAGCATCGATGGCCGCGACAGCAAGACCAACAGCGTCTATCTCGGCCTCACCGTCCAGCGGTAG